One window of the Shewanella khirikhana genome contains the following:
- the cysC gene encoding adenylyl-sulfate kinase, translated as MSNIVWHQHAITHSERAEQKGHRGAILWFTGLSGAGKSTLAGALEAELYRRGLHSYLLDGDNVRHGLCKDLGFSLEDRRENIRRVGEVAKLMLDAGLLVLSAFVSPQRAERDLVRSLVGEGEFIEVHVATPLTVCESRDPKGLYQKARAGEIKDFTGISSPYEAPVSAELVIDTSEGDLDSQVAKLVDYLISGGYISA; from the coding sequence ATGAGCAATATCGTCTGGCATCAACACGCCATTACCCACAGCGAGCGCGCCGAGCAAAAGGGGCATCGCGGTGCCATCCTCTGGTTCACCGGCCTCTCCGGTGCCGGTAAGAGCACCCTCGCTGGCGCCCTGGAAGCCGAGCTATATCGCCGCGGCCTGCACTCGTACCTGCTGGATGGCGACAATGTGCGCCACGGCCTGTGTAAAGACTTAGGCTTTAGCCTTGAAGACAGACGGGAGAACATCCGCCGGGTGGGCGAGGTGGCCAAGTTGATGCTGGATGCTGGGCTGCTGGTACTTTCCGCCTTTGTCTCGCCCCAGCGCGCCGAGCGGGATCTGGTGCGCTCTCTGGTGGGCGAGGGCGAGTTTATCGAGGTGCACGTAGCCACACCGCTTACTGTGTGTGAGTCCCGGGACCCCAAGGGCCTTTACCAGAAGGCCAGGGCTGGTGAGATTAAAGATTTTACCGGTATTTCCTCGCCTTACGAGGCGCCTGTGAGTGCGGAGCTGGTGATTGACACCAGTGAGGGGGATCTGGATTCGCAGGTGGCGAAGCTGGTGGATTATTTGATTAGTGGTGGGTATATTTCGGCCTGA
- a CDS encoding SLC13 family permease produces the protein MTLEQYWVIGMVLTLVGTLTCTRVPASWVFAAVALLSYVANSLSLNELSAAFTDSSLLTLVLLLLASVALEKTRLISWVGVQLSRGGFRSVLTKLWFSTSVLSSFTANTAVVASLIGAIKRNQRYAPSKLMLPMAFAATFGGTLTLIGTSTNLVINSFLDRAGLPLLQFFTTTGVALGVVLAGMLVLWLIADKLPITEKAEDEQDLPYFLEARIAAGSILIGKTVSDAGLRHLRKLYLAEIQRVIDGEKTTIIPVTPEEVLQQGDVLLFAGDMESVAVLQEIEGLSLYGHHTMNGQSLAEAIISHSSSLNGVSLKDAQFRERFDAVVVAVRRGHERLRGGLGTIELQAGDALLLVPGKQFGDPSQRLDKEFLLVNGVDSSTRLSPGRSAWVLASFAAVIGLAMFNVLPLLKGLTLFVAGLLLTQVVTLSELKRRFPIDIVLIVGGALSLSQAMTNSGISGLLAETLTQGFTGVHLFFVMAGIYLLTLLLTELMSNNAAAALVCPIAISLSQGLGIDPMPFIMAVLFGASASFISPWGYQTNLLVFTVGNYRLKQYVGVGIPMAIAYTGAVLALIPLLFPFKSL, from the coding sequence ATGACGCTGGAGCAATATTGGGTAATAGGTATGGTGCTGACCCTGGTTGGCACGCTTACCTGTACCCGGGTGCCGGCGTCCTGGGTGTTTGCCGCAGTCGCGCTCTTATCTTATGTTGCCAACTCATTGAGTTTGAATGAGTTGTCGGCTGCTTTTACCGATTCATCACTGCTGACGCTGGTGCTGTTGCTGCTGGCCTCGGTGGCGCTGGAAAAGACCCGCCTTATCAGTTGGGTTGGGGTGCAGTTAAGCCGTGGTGGTTTCCGTTCTGTGCTGACCAAGCTGTGGTTTTCCACCTCTGTGTTGTCGTCATTTACCGCCAATACCGCCGTGGTGGCGAGCCTGATTGGCGCCATCAAGCGTAACCAGCGCTATGCGCCGTCCAAGCTGATGCTGCCCATGGCCTTTGCCGCCACCTTCGGCGGTACTCTTACCCTGATTGGCACCTCCACTAATTTGGTCATCAACAGCTTTTTGGACCGTGCCGGGCTGCCACTGCTGCAGTTTTTCACCACCACCGGGGTTGCCCTTGGGGTTGTGCTGGCTGGCATGCTGGTGCTGTGGCTGATTGCCGATAAGCTGCCGATTACCGAAAAAGCCGAAGACGAGCAGGATCTGCCCTACTTCCTCGAGGCGCGCATCGCCGCAGGCTCGATTCTGATTGGCAAAACCGTGAGTGATGCCGGCCTTCGTCATCTGCGAAAGCTGTATCTGGCCGAAATTCAGCGTGTTATCGATGGTGAAAAGACCACTATCATTCCAGTCACTCCCGAAGAAGTATTGCAGCAGGGCGATGTACTGCTGTTTGCCGGTGATATGGAATCGGTGGCGGTACTGCAGGAAATCGAGGGGCTGAGCCTCTATGGTCACCACACCATGAATGGTCAGAGCCTTGCTGAAGCCATTATCAGCCACTCCTCCAGCCTCAATGGCGTGAGCCTGAAAGATGCCCAGTTCCGTGAGCGTTTCGATGCCGTGGTGGTGGCGGTGCGTCGTGGCCATGAGCGGCTGCGCGGTGGTCTGGGGACCATCGAACTGCAGGCCGGCGATGCGCTGCTGCTGGTACCCGGCAAGCAATTTGGCGACCCATCCCAGCGGCTCGATAAAGAATTTTTGCTGGTCAATGGCGTGGATTCCTCCACCCGCTTGTCCCCCGGCCGCAGCGCCTGGGTGCTGGCAAGCTTTGCCGCTGTGATTGGCCTTGCCATGTTTAATGTGCTGCCACTGCTTAAGGGCCTTACCCTGTTTGTGGCAGGCCTGCTGCTGACTCAGGTCGTCACCCTGTCTGAGCTAAAGCGCCGCTTCCCCATCGACATAGTGCTGATTGTAGGCGGCGCCCTGTCGCTGTCTCAGGCGATGACCAACAGTGGCATCTCCGGCTTGCTGGCCGAAACCCTGACCCAGGGCTTTACCGGCGTGCACCTGTTTTTTGTGATGGCAGGGATTTACCTGCTGACCTTGCTGCTGACTGAGCTGATGTCCAACAATGCCGCCGCCGCGCTGGTGTGCCCCATTGCCATCAGTTTGTCTCAGGGGCTTGGCATCGATCCTATGCCCTTTATCATGGCGGTACTTTTTGGTGCCAGCGCCAGCTTTATCAGCCCCTGGGGTTACCAGACCAATTTGCTGGTATTCACCGTGGGCAACTACCGACTGAAACAATATGTAGGGGTGGGGATCCCGATGGCTATTGCCTACACAGGTGCCGTGCTGGCGCTTATCCCCCTGCTGTTCCCGTTTAAGAGCCTGTAA